A genomic region of Desulfobacterales bacterium contains the following coding sequences:
- a CDS encoding FeoB small GTPase domain-containing protein — MMRRAVLIGNPSVGKSLIFNHLTGLGVEVSNYPGTTVGLMSGLVRYNGTEFSLTDLPGIYSLSGKSDEEKLVREYLIT, encoded by the coding sequence ATGATGCGCCGGGCCGTCCTGATCGGCAACCCGAGTGTTGGCAAATCACTCATATTCAATCATCTGACCGGGCTCGGTGTCGAGGTGAGTAATTATCCGGGTACTACCGTCGGCCTGATGTCAGGCCTCGTCCGGTACAACGGAACGGAGTTTTCCCTTACCGATCTTCCCGGGATCTACTCTCTCTCGGGAAAATCCGATGAAGAAAAACTCGTCCGGGAATATCTCATCACCG